AGTAACAGAATTTATCCCCAGGCTGGCAAACATTGCTATTATAGTAGAATAAGAAACCAGTAAACGAAGCAGGCCAATTTGTTCGGTAGAAAGAAAACGGGTAAATAATATTACCGTTATAAAAAATCCAAGACCTACACCTATGTATGAATAGATTACTCCTGAAATGCTTTGTTTTTGAATTACTCCCAAAATACCTTATTATATGTTAAGGGTGTGTGATAGAATAACCTTATCTTTTATATCACATAAAAGTTTGAATAATATAATGATAATGATAATAAACGTTCAACTTATTTTATTATGCACCCTTAATATTTTATTGAGCAAATTTGAAACATTATAATCTTCATTAAAAACTTTATATAATTCTGACATAATCGGGTAGTGACCATTTAAAGCTTTAGTCTTTGAAATTTCGTTACAAAAAACGTTCACGGCAATTTTTCCTTCAAGGGTTACTTTATCAGAAATATCTTCAACAAAAAAGCCTTTACCTATTAAAAGTCCTAAGGTTCTATTCCGACTTAAATCATTTAATGCTGTGAGTCCAAAATCACCGTAACCACAGTATTTAAACATCGTATCTTCTCTGCCACCATATTCTATCAAAATATCTTTCATTTCATTAAACGCTTTGGTAAGAAATAAAAATCTTAGATTTGCCGAATTAAAGTGTGCATCAACTATACCAACAGCGATTGCATAAATATTTTTCAGGATGCTTAGAATTTCAACACCGATAACATCAGTTGAAAAATCAATAAAAATGTTCGTGTCTTTAAAAATTTCTGAAAATAATTTGAAGATATTTTTATTTCTGGCACCCAAAGTAAAAGCAGTAGGTGATTTATTAATAAGTTCTCTGGCAAATGTCGGTCCTTTTAACGAGCAAACAGGGTTTGGTATTTTGTCTTCAAGGCATTCAACAATGGTTTGATTTTCATTTCCGAATCCTTTGGCAAGATTTACTAAAATTGAATTTTTATTCAATTCGTTTTTCAAACTTAAAATAAAATCCACAGTAACTGATGATGGAATAGCTAAAAAAACAACATTTGCAGAATTGAGGATTTTATTGTCGGTAGTTGCTTTTAAATTGCTGTTAAGTTTGATATTTGGAAAGTACTTATAGTTAATATTTGATTTATTTATTGAGTCAACAACGTCATCTTCAATAGATAATAATATTACGTTTAAATTATTTTTGGCTGATAATATATTTCCGAGAGCTGTTGCGATAGAACCGGAGCCGATTATTGAGATATTGGTCATAATAATCCAATAATTAAATTGTTATTTAAAAAAAAGCAAAGATACATTTATTAACTTTATTTTGAAATTCTATTAATTTCTATCTTTGCTGAAAATATAAATTAATGCAATTGAAAAAAGAAATAAATATTTTAACAATAATTCCTGCAAGAGGAGGCTCAAGAGGAATACCAAGAAAAAATTTAAGACCTTTAAATGGAATTCCGTTGATTTATTATTCTATTCAAACAGCCTTAAATTCAGAATATAAAATGGATGTTTATGTTTCAAGTGATGATGACGAAATCCTCATGTTTGCTGAACGTTTTGGAGCTTTCAAACATAAAAGGGATACAAAATTAGCTAAAGATGACACAACTCTTGATCCGGTTATTTACAATGCATTTATTCAAATACAAAAAGAGCAGAATAAAATATACCAATATGTTATAACACTTCAACCCACATCTCCTTTACTAAATACTACATCACTTGATGAAGCAATTAGTAAAATAATAAAAGATGAAAATACTGATGTAATCCTTTCAGCTAAAGAAAGAAAACATTTATCATGGAAAAAAATATCAGGAAAATATGTTCCAACATACAAGGAAAGATTAAATAGGCAATATCTTGATGAAATTTATGAGGAAACAGGAGCATTTTTTATTTGCAAAGCTGAAAACTTGTTAAAATTTAAAAAAAGAATCACTGGAAATGTTGATATTTTTATTTTAAATAAGGAGGAAGGAATTGATATTGATGATTTTGACGACTGGGCATTATCCGAATATTATTTACGTAGAAAAAAAATATTATTTGTTGTTACAGGCAATCAAAATGTTGGTTTAGGACATGTTTACAGGAGTCTTATTTTAGCTCATGAAATTCTAAATCATGAAATTGTTTTTTTATTTGATAATGAAAGTAAATTAGGTTTTGATAAATTATCCGAATATAATTTTAAAACATATATTCAATCACATGAAAATATAATTGAAGATATTAAAACATTAAATCCTCATATAGTTATAAATGATATATTAGATACAGAAAAGAATTATATTATTGAATTAAAAAAATTTGGTATTAAAATAGTTAATTTTGAAGATGTCGGGGCTGGCGCAGGATTAGCAGATCTTGTTGTAAATGCTCTTTATCCTGAAAAAAAACAAATGCCTAATCATTATTTTGGTTATGAATATTTTTGTGCAAGAGATGAATTTATTAATTCACAAATTAAAAAAATAGCTCCGGTAAAAAATATACTAATAAGTTTTGGTGGTGTAGACACAAATAATTATACTTTTAAGGTATTAGAAGCAATCTACTTATATTGTATTAAAAATAATATTAAGATTACTATAGTTGAAGGTATTGGGTATAAGTTTCATAACTCTATTAAAGAATTTCATAATATTGATGTTTTTAAAAATATATCAAATATTTCAGATTTCTTTTTCAAGGCAGATATTATTCTTACTTCAGCAGGAAGAACAGTTTACGAAATAGCTTGTATAGGCACACCAATGATTATCTTGGCACAGAATAAAAGAGAATTATCACATCTTTTTGCATCTGATGAAAATGGCTTCATTAATTTAGGATTAGGAACTAAAGTAAGTAAAGACCAAATATTGCAAGTTTTTAAAAATTTGGTTAATGATTTTAAAGGTCGCCAAAAAATGAATAAAAAAATGTTGTCTTTTGATTTGAAAAATGGTAAAAAAAGAACTTTAAATTTAATTAATAATATAATTAATCAATAAAATGAAGATTTTAGAATTATTTAATAATTATAATAGTTATAAAAATAGATTTATTCAACCTTATATTATTGCAGAAGCAGGAGTGAACCATGAAGGGAAAATGGATTTAGCTAAAAGATTAATTGATGAAGCAAAAGAGGGTGGTGCAGATGCAATAAAATTTCAGACATATAAAGCTGAAAAAATTGCATCAAAAAATTCACCTGCTTATTGGGATATGTTAAAAGAGCCTACATCAAGCCAGTTTGAATTATTTAAGAAATATGATGTATTTTGGAAAAAGGAATTTGAGGAATTAAAAAACTACTGTGAAAAAGTTGATATTGAATTTATAAGTACGCCTTTTGATTTGGAATCTGCACATTTTTTAAATGATTTAATGAATGTTTTTAAAATTTCTTCATCAGATATTTCTAACAAACCCTTTATTGAGTATATATCAGAATTTAATAAACCTATACTTTTATCTACAGGAGCTTCAACAATGGACGAAGTTAAAGAAGCTGTTATCTGGATTGAAAAGAACAAAAACCCGCTTGCCTTGTTACATTGTATATTAAATTACCCAACTGAGAATAAAAATGCTAATCTTGGGTTTATAGTTGATCTTAAAGAAAAATTTCCTGATAAAATTATAGGATACTCCGATCATACTTTACCACAAAATATGAAAACCCTTGAAGTGGCTGCTTTGCTTGGTGCTTTAATAATTGAAAAGCATTTTACTTTTGATAAAAATCTTCCCGGAAATGACCATTATCACGCTATGGATAAAGAAGACCTAAAAATCTTTAAGAAAAATCTTTATGATATTTATGTGTTAATAGGAGATAAAAATAAAAAAGTTTTAGAATCGGAAGAATTGTCAAGGAAAAATGCCCGTAGGAGTCTTGTTGCAAATAATGACATTCCTGAAGGAAAAAGAATAGAAATAAATGATATTACATGGAAGAGACCTGCTTTTGGAATTAGCCCAAAATTTATTGATGATGTTATTGGGAAAAAAGCTAAAGTATTAATAAAAAAAGACGAAGTAATTTATAAGAACCTAATAGAATGATTCTGTGAATTATTTCTAATAACTTTTTATTTTATTAATAATTTCAGAACCTACACTCCCACTAATCTTATAAACATAATTGGTTGTATAATTTTTATATGCCTGTTTATTAATTTGTAATTCTCCCTTTAAAATTTTATTAATGTAATTTATTAACTCTTCAAGACATGTAGCTTGAAAAGCAACACTATTTTTATTATATTTCTGTAAATCTTGTTTTAAATAATCAATAGTGATTAATGGTTTATTAAAATAAATTGTTTCGCTACCAACAGTTGAGAAACAAGTAACAACAATATCACTAATAGAAAGTAATAAATACAAATCGAAAAAGTATATAATTTTATAGTTTTCACAACCAACCCTTTTTGCTAATGAATGATAATAACCAAATTCATTTATTTCTGAAGGATGTAGTTTTATTATTAATAAAACATTCGGCATATTTTTTACCGCCTTGAAAATATCTAATGCGGCTTTTTCCCTGATTTCAAGGTCTCTTTGAAATTGAGAAGCAAAAACAATTATTTTCTTATTTGTGTCAAAATTGTTTCTAATATTTTTTTTATCGGTTTTATGTAATATTGGGATTATGTCGGTTCGTATTTGTCCTGTGATGATTAATGATTCAGGTAAATAATTTCCTTTTTTAATTAGAAAATCTTTCCAGTATTCTCCCCATACAAAAGTATAATCAGGTACAATGTTTTTTTGTTTATCCAATTTTGTGTAAATGTAAGCAGGATGCAGATCGTGAATATTCCCATGCTGAATCCCAATAGTTTTAATACTATAAAATTTTGCTGCATCAAAAATGCTTTTTACCGCAGGGCTGTTTTCATCAATGGAAGTTATTGAAATGAATTTGTTTTTACTGAAAAAGTTCTTGTAAGCAAGGTATTTAAAAATAAAATACAAACTTGATTTATGAAGAGAAATATAATGATTTATAATAACCTCTTCAATTGGATCAAGATTTCCGGATTGAATTTTATTATACGAAACATGTAAATCTCTTGATATCTTTTTTAGTTTTTTACGAATGGTTGGATTCAGGAATGCTTTAAATAAAATAGATTCACCAAAAATTCTTTTCCTGTTTTTCTTATTATTAATAAAATAATCTGAGCTGATTTGAAACGTCTTTTTTGTATTGAACTTCGGCATTTCCACTTCATCTAAAATAATAAAATCTTCATCAATTTTATCAAATAAATAAGCCAGATTATAATTGTCGTTTTCAATTTTCAGGGTAAATTGATTAATACACGCCTGACGTTCCGAGCGGTCAATAATTATGTGTTTTCTATTTTTTAATAGATGAATTTTAGAGAACCCGATTATTACACGAATAAATATAAAAATTAGATACTTAATAAATGACAGATAATTTGTTTTTGTTTTGTTTTCAGAAGATTGATAATAAATATTGACGTTTTCAGGAATAGCAGAATAATTAGCAAGGTTTTTATTGGAAGTAAAATATTTTACTTCTTCATAATTTTTTGAGAAATATTCAACTTCAGCTATTTTGTAATATAAATTTCTAACAAAAAAATAAGTCCTGAATTTATGATAATACCAAATACTTGAATTATTAAAAGCAAGCCGGTCGCTAATGGATTTGCTCTCAATAGTTTTATCGCCAAAAGCTAAAATTTTGTTTAAAATATCATAATTTATTTCTCGTTTTTTATCAGGGTCAAGTTCAAAAAATTTTGGATTATATTTTGAAAATTCAGGAATTGAATCAATACAAACAAATAGCTCATATTTGTCTTCTTCATCAATTAATTTCTGAATTTCAAAAATCTCAGAATCGCTTAATTTTCGTTTAATCACTATAGCTTTCATCCTTATATAATTTTATTATTTAGAAAGTTTATACGGATGAAACAGCCATTATTATTATATTTCCTGTGTGTTATATCAGTATTCATGGCTGTTTCATTTCCTGATAAAAATACCTTTAACCTCTTTTCTATAAAGAGAAAATAAACTTAAAATAATTGTAAGAACTATAATTGAAGATGTGATATATGGATTTATATCAAAAATATTTTTAAGTATTTCCAATATTGCAGCAATCAAAATTATAGCAATTGGAAAAAACAAAATTTTATTTAAGTTCCAGTTCATAGGCATAATTTTTTGTTGATAAATAAATGCACCTATCGTTTGGATAAAAAATGAAACCAAAATAGCAATTATCGCTCCGTATTCTTTTAATGACGGGACGAGTAAATAATTTAATAATAAATTGATAATTAGAATAAATAAATTAAGATAAAGAAAAAACCGGGTTTTCTTTAAAAAATAAATAGAGAATGAGAATATTATATATTGTGTACGTAATATATTCATCATAAATAATATGGCTATCAGACTGGCAGCATATTGTAATTTTGTTTCAAAAAACATGGTTAAAAATAGCATAACAGGAATAATAGCCATAGCAACAATTATTTGGGTTTGTGCTAAAAGTATATTGGATAATTGTTTAATTTGTCCACTGTTCTTTTGGATACCATCCTTCATAAACCGGTAAATCTCAGGTTGTGTAGCCCCTTGTATTCCTTGCAAAATCATTTGCATTCCCAAAACAAATCTAATAGCTGTGTCGTAAATTCCTAATTCTACCTGAAAATTATGAAGTTTTAAAAAATATCTGTCGGCATACATTAAGCCCCAAGCGATGATTCCATATTGAAATAAAGGTCTGGCAAATTTATACACAGATGACATTAATTTCCTGTCGTATCTAATTCCTGATTTGTAGTATGTATATCCTAAAATTGTGATTGCTGTTATTCCTGTTCCGATACATGTGCCATACACATATCCGATAAAACTCATCTCATAAAAGAATAACATATAAAGCTGTAGTCCTGTACGAAGAATACCAAGAATTACATTAAGTAAAATATATCTGATTACTTTTTTTTCGTTCCTATATAAAGTAGCGGCAGTAATATTAATTGCCCTGTTAATTCCAATGATTATTGAGGCATAACCATAAGATGAAAAATCCTGCAGTTCCTTTTGAGGGAAGATTTTGCCAATATAATTGCTGAAAATTATAGCAATTCCTAAAATCACTAAACCCCTGAATAAAATTGAAGTAAATATACCGGATACAAGTTTATTATATCCGGTTTTATCATTCATATAATCGTAGTAAAATCTTGCAATTGCATTTCCCATAGAATACATGGCTATTGTAAAAGCCAGTACAGTAATAGATTCAGTAATTGCCAGGTGGGAAAAGTCTATAGCATTCAATCTGTCAGTGCCTTCAATAAGGGGTAATATTATGATTTGAAGCACAGCAGGAAATGCTGCTACAAGGGCATATATTATAGAAAGTTTAAAATATTCTTTTAGATTGAGTTTCATATATGCTGATAAAAAAACAAATAAAATTGGAACAGCAAAGTTAAAATTTTAAGGGAATATTAATTAAAGAGTTATCCAATGGCTATGTTTTTAAATTTTTACTTGACCGGACTCATAGTTTATTTAACGAAATAGTGTAACACTACCTTTCAAAGTTTTATTGATTTTATTACCGCTTTTATCAGATATTTTAAAATTCGCTATCCAATAGTAAACCCCTTGCGAACATTTATTTCCTTTGTATTTTCCATCCCATTTTTCATTAATATTATTTAGCGTTTGCAATCTGCGTCCCCAACGGTTAAATATTTCCAGCTTGAATTTTGTGATGTTAGAACCAATAGCATAAAAATAATCATTAAAGTTGTCATCGTTTGGAGTAAAAATATTAGGCACCCAAAGTGACGAACATTCATCAATAAAGATAGTATCAGACGCATAACATTTTCCGTCAAATATCTTCACCCAGTAAATTCCCGGCTCGGTAACTATAAATAAATTATCTTCAGAACCATCCTGCCATAAGTATTCACTGAATCCGGTTCCTGCATTTAGCTCAATGGTTTCGCTAGGGCATATATTTGTGTCATTACCCAGATATAAATAAGTAGTTTCATAAAAAGAAAGTAAAACACTATCGGAATAAAAACCACAATCCGTTAAAATACTAACCCAATACAAACCTTCATCATAAGCTATAAATACAGAATCATTAGAGCCATCCTGCCAGTTATAAAATAAGTAACCCGAACCCGCATTAAATACGATACTATCGCCTTTGCAAATAAAAACTTCATCAGGAAGATTTAAAGAAGGAGGGATAAATGGGAACAAAACAACTGTATCGCTATCTGAACAGCCAATATCATCTTCAACATACACCCAGTAAGTTCCAGCCGAATCAGCAATAAAAACCGAATCAGAAGAACCATCTTGCCAGAGGTATTGGACAAATCCTTCTCCCGCATAAAGAGTAATAATATCTCCCGGACAAATAACAGTATCATTACCAAGAAAATTTTCAGGGATTTTTCTCACAACAAGTAAAATTGAATCCCGTGCAGAACAAGAGTTTGTATCAGTAACTTCCACCCAGTATATTCCGGCAGTATCAGCTATAAAAGTCTGATAAGAAGAGCCGTCCTGCCATAAATAACTTTCAAAACCGGAACCAGGGTCAAGGAATAAATAATCGCCCTCACAAATTGTTGAAGTGTCGTCACCAATTGAGATTTCATAGTCCATAAAGACTGTTATATAAACAGAATCAATGGCAGTGCAGCCATTAGTATCAGTAACCTCCACCCAGTAATATCCAGTATTGCTTGCAATAAAAATTGAATCGGAAGACCCGTTTTGCCATAAATAATTTACAAATCCTGAACCGGGA
This window of the Bacteroidales bacterium genome carries:
- a CDS encoding polysaccharide biosynthesis C-terminal domain-containing protein; its protein translation is MKLNLKEYFKLSIIYALVAAFPAVLQIIILPLIEGTDRLNAIDFSHLAITESITVLAFTIAMYSMGNAIARFYYDYMNDKTGYNKLVSGIFTSILFRGLVILGIAIIFSNYIGKIFPQKELQDFSSYGYASIIIGINRAINITAATLYRNEKKVIRYILLNVILGILRTGLQLYMLFFYEMSFIGYVYGTCIGTGITAITILGYTYYKSGIRYDRKLMSSVYKFARPLFQYGIIAWGLMYADRYFLKLHNFQVELGIYDTAIRFVLGMQMILQGIQGATQPEIYRFMKDGIQKNSGQIKQLSNILLAQTQIIVAMAIIPVMLFLTMFFETKLQYAASLIAILFMMNILRTQYIIFSFSIYFLKKTRFFLYLNLFILIINLLLNYLLVPSLKEYGAIIAILVSFFIQTIGAFIYQQKIMPMNWNLNKILFFPIAIILIAAILEILKNIFDINPYITSSIIVLTIILSLFSLYRKEVKGIFIRK
- a CDS encoding NAD(P)-binding domain-containing protein; the encoded protein is MTNISIIGSGSIATALGNILSAKNNLNVILLSIEDDVVDSINKSNINYKYFPNIKLNSNLKATTDNKILNSANVVFLAIPSSVTVDFILSLKNELNKNSILVNLAKGFGNENQTIVECLEDKIPNPVCSLKGPTFARELINKSPTAFTLGARNKNIFKLFSEIFKDTNIFIDFSTDVIGVEILSILKNIYAIAVGIVDAHFNSANLRFLFLTKAFNEMKDILIEYGGREDTMFKYCGYGDFGLTALNDLSRNRTLGLLIGKGFFVEDISDKVTLEGKIAVNVFCNEISKTKALNGHYPIMSELYKVFNEDYNVSNLLNKILRVHNKIS
- a CDS encoding N-acetylneuraminate synthase family protein; translation: MKILELFNNYNSYKNRFIQPYIIAEAGVNHEGKMDLAKRLIDEAKEGGADAIKFQTYKAEKIASKNSPAYWDMLKEPTSSQFELFKKYDVFWKKEFEELKNYCEKVDIEFISTPFDLESAHFLNDLMNVFKISSSDISNKPFIEYISEFNKPILLSTGASTMDEVKEAVIWIEKNKNPLALLHCILNYPTENKNANLGFIVDLKEKFPDKIIGYSDHTLPQNMKTLEVAALLGALIIEKHFTFDKNLPGNDHYHAMDKEDLKIFKKNLYDIYVLIGDKNKKVLESEELSRKNARRSLVANNDIPEGKRIEINDITWKRPAFGISPKFIDDVIGKKAKVLIKKDEVIYKNLIE
- a CDS encoding oligosaccharide flippase family protein, with protein sequence MGVIQKQSISGVIYSYIGVGLGFFITVILFTRFLSTEQIGLLRLLVSYSTIIAMFASLGINSVTIKLFPYFRNVEKKHHGYLGIALLVSLIGFFIAPVITILSLYCGNTSLKKLYVLKDHMHKYS